A genomic region of Carassius carassius chromosome 27, fCarCar2.1, whole genome shotgun sequence contains the following coding sequences:
- the LOC132106975 gene encoding secernin-2, with amino-acid sequence MAEPPRSCDCFVSLPPGSKEDYVIFGKNSDRPRDEVQEVVFYPASSHAPGSTVECTYISIPQAEHTHAVMLSRPAWLWGAEMGANEHGVCIGNEAVWTKEPVDPEEALLGMDLVRLGLERGDSAWAALNVITGLLEQHGQGGACRETPEPFSYHNTFLLVDRQEAWVLETAGKLWAAQKVTEGVKNISNQLTIGTEICVEHAELRAVAQAQGWWSGEGDFSFSAVFSPDDPPARMEMAKKRYMGGTALLQQHSGSVTAEVMMSILRDKASGICMDSEGFCTTGSMVSILPCNPDMPCVHFFTATPDPSRSVFKPFIFSESVRSVSMVMSPQYGSDDPVRTQPRFQHQVDRKHELYKAHEMALTSPDAGCSLQETMRYLESQCLEEIEAMLKGEIEGQELGDLFFDCVDAEIKFYQ; translated from the exons ATGGCTGAACCGCCTCGGTCATGTGACTGTTTTGTATCTCTGCCTCCGGGTTCAAAAGAGGATTATGTGATATTTGGTAAGAACTCTGACCGGCCGAGAGATGAGGTGCAGGAGGTGGTGTTTTACCCTGCATCTTCACACGCTCCCGGATCTACAGTGGAG TGCACATATATTTCCATTCCTCAAGCAGAGCACACTCATGCGGTCATGCTGAGCAGACCCGCTTGGCTCTGGGGGGCTGAGATGGGGGCTAATGAACACGGGGTGTGTATTGGGAATGAGGCTGTCTGGACCAAGGAGCCTGTGGATCCAGAAGAAGCTCTGCTGGGAATGGACCTGGTTCG GCTGGGTCTGGAGCGCGGGGACAGCGCATGGGCCGCTCTGAATGTGATAACAGGTCTGCTGGAGCAGCACGGTCAGGGTGGAGCCTGCAGGGAGACCCCCGAACCCTTCAGCTACCATAATACCTTCTTACTCGTGGACCGACAGGAAGCCTGGGTCCTAGAGACTGCTGGGAAACTCTGGGCTGCACAGAAAGTCACAG AGGGAGTCAAGAACATCTCTAACCAGCTGACGATAGGCACAGAGATCTGTGTGGAGCACGCGGAGCTGCGCGCTGTGGCTCAGGCTCAGGGCTGGTGGAGCGGAGAGGGCGACTTcagcttctctgctgtcttcagccCTGACGACCCCCCCGCCAGGATGGAGATGGCCAAGAAGCGCTACATGGGCGGCACAGCCCTGCTCCAGCAGCACAGCG GCTCGGTGACGGCTGAGGTGATGATGAGCATCCTGAGGGACAAGGCCAGCGGGATCTGTATGGATTCGGAGGGCTTCTGTACTACAGGCAGCATGGTGTCCATCCTCCCGTGCAACCCAGACATGCCCTGCGTTCACTTCTTCACTGCCACACCTGACCCCTCCAG GTCTGTATTCAAGCCTTTTATCTTCTCGGAGAGCGTGAGGTCCGTCAGCATGGTGATGTCCCCTCAGTACGGCTCAGACGATCCTGTTAGGACACAGCCTCGATTCCAGCACCAGGTGGACCGGAAACACGAGCTGTACAAAGCCCACGAGATGGCACTGACCAGTCCT GATGCTGGATGCTCTCTACAGGAGACTATGAGATACCTGGAGTCTCAGTGTCTTGAGGAGATCGAGGCCATGCTGAAGGGGGAGATTGAGGGCCAGGAACTCGGGGATCTGTTCTTCGACTGCGTGGATGCTGAGATCAAATTCTACCAGTGA
- the mysm1 gene encoding histone H2A deubiquitinase MYSM1, whose protein sequence is MEDELTDVVDIEGDECDERVGDLNSAEILQDQYLQSAWKTNSSILPWTLDSSISDENREAIESMLLEEQYYFASKKAPKVAWTNEKTKVKKALVKSSGAQTRWVEEEKDLFEKGLAQFGRRWTKIARLIGTRTVLQVKSYARQYFKNKCKTDTPAKVPSSNVTSDTMMVSSIQPHVSALTNAVRIEQLSDDEDVDITDDFSDDGLQSEIQPEPPDSPECNHKQQLSPLPPLSDVLSESGSTAEDGPTDPGTNGNAAIISHIGIDSEPEEESGTCFSKSGSPGKHSLSEEESIERAEKTGSCGSPEEEVEEDQEQEEELRAPDQEVVLDLNTITEEEKQAIPEFFEGRPSKTPERYLKIRNYILDQWGRSKPKYLNKTSVRPGLKNCGDVNCIGRIHTYLELIGAINFNCDQAIYNRPQLVDRSRLKENKDSLEVYHLAQRLQSMRTRKRRIRDMWGNWCDVKDLEGQTYEHLSAEELAIRREEMKKKGPKPSKLPKQRGSLFDPFQLIPCKAFGEETEEPYKVIVLAEALVVMDIHAHVSMGEVIGLLGGTYEEEEKVLKICAAEPCNSLSTGLQCEMDPVSQTQASELLGVKGHSVVGWYHSHPAFDPNPSLRDIDTQAKYQSYFSRGGAPFIGMIVSPYNSSNPSPLSQTTCLLVQEETGPSGPQRFPYRFNIQYSPELPDWSEVMRRAEWVVFKYRMSHGSVPMDRLFRRHSSLTCLEKMLTSIRKTLEQVSEIDIETFLAQIETLFNTHFVPETVSSSSHLHETVTQPQLLSFVSSELINSSHATDEMCVTESDSPDELYTTRPVSHVKSCEDISPV, encoded by the exons ATGGAAGACGAGCTGACGGATGTTGTTGACATCGAGGGAGATGAATGTGATGAAAGAGTCGG GGACCTGAACAGTGCTGAGATTCTCCAGGATCAGTATTTACAGTCTGCTTGGAAGACAAACAGCAGTATACTG CCGTGGACGCTGGACAGCTCCATCAGCGATGAGAACAGAGAGGCCATCGAGAGCATGCTGCTGGAGGAACA GTATTATTTTGCCAGTAAAAAAGCACCAAAGGTGGCATGGACCAATGAAAAGACTAAAGTAAAAAA GGCATTGGTGAAGAGTTCTGGAGCTCAGACTCGTTGGGTTGAAGAGGAGAAAGATCTCTTTGAGAAAGGACTG GCTCAGTTTGGCCGCAGGTGGACAAAGATCGCCAGACTAATCGGCACTAGGACAGTTCTGCAGGTGAAGAGCTATGCTAGGCAGTACTTCAAAAATAAG TGTAAAACAGACACACCTGCCAAAGTGCCCTCCTCTAATGTGACTTCAGACACCATGATGGTCTCCTCGATCCAGCCTCACGTCTCAGCCCTGACCAATGCTGTGCGCATCGAGCAACTCTCTGATGATGAAGATGTTGACATCACTGATGACTTCAGTGACGATGGGCTTCAGTCAGAAATCCAGCCAGAGCCCCCAGACTCCCCAGAGTGCAACCACAAACAACAGCTCAGTCCACTGCCACCTCTATCAGACGTACTGTCAGAATCAGGAAGCACAGCTGAAGACGGACCCACTGATCCAGGCACAAATGGAAACGCTGCCATTATTTCTCATATTGGGATTGATTCGGAACCCGAGGAGGAAAGTGGGACATGCTTCTCTAAATCAGGCAGCCCAGGCAAACACAGCCTGTCTGAGGAGGAGAGCATTGAAAGAGCAG AGAAGACTGGATCATGTGGAAGTCCTGAGGAAGAGGTGGAGGAAGACCAGGAGCAGGAGGAGGAGCTCAGAGCTCCTGATCAGGAGGTTGTACTGGACCTAAACACGATCACAGAGGAGGAGAAGCAAGCCATCCCTGAATTCTTCGAGGGGCGTCCATCAAAAACACCAGAGAGATATCTAAAAATCCGCAATTACATCCTGGACCAGTG gGGAAGAAGTAAACCCAAGTACCTTAACAAGACATCAGTGCGTCCAGGCTTGAAGAATTGTGGGGATGTCAACTGCATCGGTCGGATACACACCTACCTGGAGCTCATCGGAGCTATTAACTTCAACTGTG ATCAGGCGATCTATAACCGTCCACAGCTGGTTGATCGATCTCGgctaaaagaaaacaaagacagtCTGGAGGTGTATCATCTCGCCCAGAGACTGCAGTCTATG cgcACAAGGAAGCGGCGCATTCGGGACATGTGGGGGAATTGGTGTGATGTTAAAGATCTAGAGGGTCAGACGTATGAG CATCTGAGCGCAGAGGAGCTGGCCATCAGAAGAGAGGAAATGAAGAAGAAAGGGCCAAAGCCATCTAAACTCCCCAAACAGAGAGG CTCTCTGTTTGATCCATTCCAGCTCATTCCATGCAAAGCTTTTGGAGAGGAAACAGAg GAACCATACAAAGTGATTGTTTTGGCTGAGGCTCTTGTTGTCATGGATATA CATGCTCATGTATCCATGGGAGAGGTGATTGGCCTTTTAGGAGGAACATATGAAGAGGAAGAGAAGGTGTTAAAG ATCTGTGCAGCAGAGCCATGTAACAGCTTGAGCACAGGTCTGCAGTGTGAGATGGACCCTGTCTCTCAGACTCAGGCCTCGGAGCTGCTCGGGGTCAAAGGTCACAGTGTGGTGGGATGGTACCACTCTCATCCAGCCTTCGACCCCAACCCCTCCCTCAGAGACATTGACACTCAGGCTAAATACCAG AGTTATTTCTCTCGAGGAGGTGCGCCGTTCATCGGGATGATTGTCAGCCCGTATAACTCAAGTAACCCGTCTCCCCTGTCTCAGACCACCTGTCTGCTGGTCCAGGAGGAGACCGGACCCTCTGGACCTCAGA GGTTTCCATACCGATTTAACATCCAGTATTCACCTGAGCTTCCTGACTGGTCAGAAGTGATGAGAAGAGCAGAATGGGTGGTGTTCAAGTACAGGATGTCTCACGG GAGTGTACCAATGGACAGGCTCTTCCGCAGACACTCTTCTCTAACTTGCCTGGAAAAG ATGCTTACATCAATCCGGAAGACTTTGGAGCAGGTCTCAGAGATTGACATAGAGACTTTCCTGGCACAGATAGAAACCTTGTTTAATACACATTTCGTCCCTGAGACCGTCTCTTCCTCCTCTCATCTTCATGAAACAGTAACACAGCCTCAGTTACTATCATTCGTCTCCTCTGAGCTAATCAACAGCAGCCATGCCACGGATGAGATGTGTGTTACGGAGTCTGACAGCCCAGATGAACTGTACACTACAAGACCTGTCAGCCATGTTAAAAGCTGTGAAGATATCAGCCCTGTGTAA